One genomic segment of Scyliorhinus canicula chromosome 10, sScyCan1.1, whole genome shotgun sequence includes these proteins:
- the LOC119972693 gene encoding coiled-coil domain-containing protein 127-like has protein sequence MNNLNEPVWNIFPDRRDGGGGGSKWNYALLVPMVGLAAFRWIWSRESQKEIKQVKAACKNTIDAMEKDLKLKYEDTIIQNRRLLAHCELEQEKLKRKVQSYREAFSAQSRQLVEERRQLEQERLNIEQKKHSLQYSGVAGALYQDMVEREGVWENQARSLIKEFENSLINRQSLFCSYFIPRQERLELERKMLSQAVTNPVARELGIEAGLSNIFKHETHCANLKNVDKKQNGRLMWMYLAYWELQAEVQKFKKVEAAFLGKQAN, from the exons atgaataacctcaatgaGCCGGTGTGGAATATTTTCCCCGATCGCCGGgacggtggaggtggtggaagcaaatgGAATTATGCTTTGCTCGTGCCTATGGTGGGACTGGCAGCCTTCC GCTGGATCTGGTCCAGGGAATCTCAGAAAGAAATCAAGCAAGTAAAAGCAGCATGTAAGAACACAATAGACGCTATGGAAAAAGATCTCAAATTGAAGTATGAAGACACAATAATTCAGAATCGACGCTTGCTTGCACATTGTGAGTTAGAGCAGGAGAAGCTCAAAAGGAAAGTCCAAAGTTATCGCGAAGCTTTTTCAGCACAGAGCCGGCAGCTGGTTGAAGAACGCAGACAGCTGGAGCAAGAACGTTTAAATATAGAACAGAAGAAACATTCTCTGCAATATTCTGGTGTAGCAGGAGCTTTGTATCAGGATATGGtggagagggaaggagtgtgGGAAAACCAAGCTAGGTCACTCATAAAAGAATTTGAAAATTCCCTGATCAACAGGCAAAGTCTGTTCTGCAGCTACTTTATACCTCGACAAGAAAGATTGGAATTAGAAAGGAAGATGCTTAGCCAAGCTGTTACAAACCCAGTTGCTAGAGAGTTGGGTATTGAAGCTGGCTTAAGCAATATCTTCAAACATGAAACACACTGTGCAAATTTGAAAAACGTGGACAAAAAGCAAAATGGCAGATTAATGTGGATGTATCTCGCATACTGGGAGCTTCAAGCTGAGGTACAGAAATTCAAGAAAGTAGAAGCAGCCTTTTTGGGGAAACAAGCCAACTAA